One genomic segment of Desulforamulus reducens MI-1 includes these proteins:
- a CDS encoding cation:proton antiporter regulatory subunit yields the protein MSLIKETDLPGIGRKFQVNTRSGDKLVIVIHDDGRREIHHFDYDDPEESISMVTLDDNEARRVSGIIGGMAYLPKALESVEVAFDNMVFEWYKVESGAKAIGKTIVELQIRKKTGAMIIAIIKKDEKIINPGPNQVIAEGATLVVIGERKQVKACKELLLNGSL from the coding sequence GTAGAAAATTCCAAGTAAATACCCGTAGTGGTGACAAGTTGGTAATCGTTATTCATGATGATGGCCGACGAGAAATTCATCATTTTGATTATGATGATCCAGAAGAAAGCATCTCAATGGTGACACTGGATGATAATGAGGCCCGCCGCGTAAGTGGTATTATTGGTGGTATGGCCTATCTGCCTAAGGCATTGGAATCCGTGGAAGTGGCCTTTGATAATATGGTATTTGAATGGTATAAGGTAGAGAGTGGCGCGAAAGCCATTGGTAAAACCATCGTAGAACTGCAAATACGCAAAAAAACCGGGGCCATGATTATTGCAATTATTAAAAAGGATGAGAAAATAATTAATCCAGGTCCCAATCAAGTAATTGCGGAAGGGGCTACGCTAGTGGTCATCGGTGAAAGAAAACAAGTGAAGGCCTGTAAAGAACTACTCTTAAATGGGAGCCTATAG